A genome region from Micromonospora inyonensis includes the following:
- a CDS encoding T3SS (YopN, CesT) and YbjN peptide-binding chaperone 1 translates to MRADHPPTPADDAAGTMPDHHESILLDEPTTADLRAKVTEAWREFARALAARLGDLPVGAHLAVTLDPTASGTGDAVYSISVDVDDDGRLVARAVGNATLPEGYRLDRAAVADMIALGWSPPGVVEGSGEYFGLIGSADGATRLAAAVSRTLRDVYGAPHPAFLVYLVHDAGGEPLPTGPLGTARSEFGPDHDVEADLDEALAAAATQTGTNDVLALAEQVRTVVSSMLKSDSDKLQVDSDGDINIRAGSAMVFVRVRDNPPLVDVFSPVLTEVEPTERLYVKLSELTNRMPIGRLYCAEDTVWASIPVFGRNFQATHLMLAVQVMTGLADELDDRLHGEFGGKRFFGEGDKPSRREQDEEGGHRTGMYL, encoded by the coding sequence ATGAGGGCAGACCACCCCCCGACGCCGGCCGATGACGCGGCCGGCACCATGCCGGATCACCATGAGTCGATCCTGCTCGACGAGCCGACCACCGCCGACCTGCGCGCCAAGGTCACCGAGGCGTGGCGGGAGTTCGCCCGGGCGCTCGCCGCACGGCTCGGCGACCTGCCGGTGGGCGCGCACCTCGCGGTCACCCTCGATCCCACCGCCTCCGGCACCGGCGACGCGGTCTACTCGATCAGCGTGGACGTCGACGACGACGGACGGCTCGTCGCCCGAGCGGTCGGCAACGCCACCCTGCCGGAGGGCTACCGGCTGGACCGCGCGGCGGTGGCCGACATGATCGCGCTCGGCTGGTCGCCGCCCGGCGTGGTGGAGGGTTCCGGCGAGTACTTCGGCCTGATCGGCTCGGCCGACGGGGCGACCCGCCTGGCGGCGGCCGTCTCCCGTACGCTCCGGGACGTCTACGGGGCACCGCACCCGGCGTTCCTGGTCTACCTGGTGCACGACGCCGGGGGAGAGCCGCTCCCGACGGGCCCGCTCGGCACCGCCCGCAGCGAGTTCGGCCCGGACCACGACGTCGAGGCGGACCTCGACGAGGCACTCGCCGCCGCGGCCACCCAGACCGGGACGAACGACGTCCTGGCGCTTGCCGAGCAGGTGCGCACGGTCGTCTCCAGCATGCTCAAGTCCGACTCCGACAAGCTCCAGGTCGACTCGGACGGCGACATCAACATCCGGGCCGGCTCGGCGATGGTCTTCGTCCGGGTCCGCGACAATCCGCCCCTGGTCGACGTCTTCTCCCCGGTGCTCACCGAGGTGGAGCCGACCGAGCGCCTCTACGTCAAGCTCTCCGAGCTGACCAACCGCATGCCGATCGGGCGGCTCTACTGCGCCGAGGACACGGTGTGGGCCTCCATCCCGGTCTTCGGCCGAAACTTCCAGGCCACCCATCTGATGCTGGCCGTGCAGGTGATGACGGGGCTGGCGGACGAGCTGGACGACCGGTTGCACGGCGAGTTCGGCGGCAAGCGGTTCTTCGGGGAGGGCGACAAGCCCAGCCGGCGCGAGCAGGACGAAGAGGGCGGGCACCGCACCGGCATGTACCTCTAG
- a CDS encoding tyrosine-protein phosphatase encodes MVLDWSGCGNARDVGGCFTFDGRRIRTGALLRSDSHERLTADTVQALRLGGVSRVVDLRWTWECEARPSPFVGDPVYRHVPMLDDVLPYTPPPDTYAPMLDHNHQRIGTAFRAVAEAPSGGVLVHCTAGRNRTGVLVALLLAVAGVAAGDVAADYGRTDGCSPQTMLRTLTHLDDRYGGVRAYLRRTGVRAATLTAVRDRLLE; translated from the coding sequence ATGGTCCTGGACTGGTCGGGCTGCGGTAATGCACGTGACGTGGGTGGTTGCTTCACCTTTGACGGTCGCCGGATCCGCACGGGCGCGCTGCTGCGCTCGGACAGCCACGAACGTCTGACAGCGGACACCGTCCAGGCACTCCGTCTCGGTGGGGTGAGCCGTGTCGTCGATCTGCGCTGGACCTGGGAGTGCGAGGCCCGGCCGAGTCCGTTCGTCGGCGATCCGGTCTACCGGCACGTGCCGATGCTCGACGACGTCCTGCCGTACACTCCGCCGCCGGACACCTACGCCCCGATGCTCGACCACAACCACCAGCGGATCGGTACGGCCTTCCGGGCCGTGGCCGAGGCACCATCGGGCGGCGTCCTCGTGCACTGCACGGCCGGACGGAACCGGACCGGGGTGCTGGTGGCACTCCTGTTGGCCGTGGCCGGGGTCGCCGCTGGGGACGTCGCCGCAGACTACGGACGCACCGACGGCTGTTCGCCGCAGACCATGCTGCGTACCCTCACCCATCTCGACGACCGTTACGGCGGCGTCCGGGCGTACCTGAGGCGAACGGGCGTCCGGGCTGCCACTTTGACCGCGGTCCGGGACCGGCTGCTGGAGTGA
- a CDS encoding DUF4192 domain-containing protein has product MNSTDRPRLAVRSPADLIAAVPYLLGFHPADSVVVVALREKQIIFAARADLTPSGADPGPVSRYLAAVIGRQGADSVTVVGYGPALRVTVTLDAVRRELDEAGLAVLDALRVEDDRYWSYLCVDPGCCPPEGTRYDPRASQVTAAAVFAGQVALPDRAALTAQVAPVEGPVREAVREATVRARERLGDLLGAVAPEELISGEAMIGAARQAHHAAVERTRRGERSTDDEIAWLGVLLTFVPARDVVWERTDGADEHIVLWTDVFRRSEPEVTAAPGCLLAFAAFRAGQGALAAVALERVLARNPDYPMALLLDDLLRRGVPPARLANWPVLNDKRTSRRRRRRRGGR; this is encoded by the coding sequence ATGAACTCCACCGACCGCCCCCGGCTCGCCGTCCGCTCCCCTGCCGATCTCATCGCCGCCGTGCCGTACCTGCTCGGCTTCCACCCGGCCGACAGCGTGGTGGTGGTCGCGCTCCGGGAGAAGCAGATCATCTTCGCCGCGCGCGCCGACCTGACACCGTCCGGTGCCGACCCCGGACCCGTCTCCCGGTATCTCGCCGCCGTGATCGGCCGGCAGGGTGCCGACTCGGTCACGGTCGTCGGGTACGGTCCGGCCCTCCGGGTCACCGTGACGCTGGACGCGGTCCGCCGGGAGCTGGACGAGGCCGGCCTCGCCGTGCTGGACGCCCTGCGGGTCGAGGACGACCGCTACTGGTCGTACCTCTGCGTCGATCCCGGATGCTGCCCGCCCGAGGGCACCCGATACGACCCCCGGGCCAGCCAGGTCACCGCCGCCGCCGTCTTCGCCGGGCAGGTCGCGCTCCCCGACCGGGCGGCGTTGACCGCCCAGGTGGCCCCGGTGGAGGGGCCGGTCCGGGAGGCGGTGCGCGAGGCCACCGTCCGGGCCCGGGAACGGCTCGGTGACCTGCTCGGTGCGGTGGCCCCGGAGGAGCTGATCTCCGGAGAGGCGATGATCGGGGCGGCCCGGCAGGCGCACCACGCTGCGGTGGAACGGACCCGGCGTGGGGAGCGGTCGACCGACGACGAGATCGCCTGGCTCGGCGTCCTCCTGACCTTCGTGCCCGCGCGGGACGTGGTGTGGGAACGCACCGACGGCGCGGACGAGCACATCGTGCTCTGGACCGACGTGTTCCGCCGGAGCGAGCCGGAGGTGACCGCCGCCCCGGGCTGCCTGCTGGCCTTCGCCGCGTTCCGGGCCGGTCAGGGCGCGCTGGCGGCGGTGGCCCTGGAGCGGGTGCTCGCCCGGAACCCCGACTACCCGATGGCGCTGCTCCTCGACGACCTGCTCCGCCGGGGCGTGCCACCCGCACGACTGGCCAACTGGCCGGTGCTCAACGACAAGCGCACCAGCCGTCGCCGCCGTCGCCGCCGCGGTGGCCGCTGA
- the moaA gene encoding GTP 3',8-cyclase MoaA — translation MSADQPSAGGLVDRHGRTARDLRVSLTDKCNLRCTYCMPAEGLPWLAGPDLLTDDEVVRLVGVAVRQLGVTEVRFTGGEPLIRPGLPRIVAAVAALEPRPRISLTTNGIGLDRVAPALTAAGLDRVNVSLDTLDADRFVRLTRRPRLADVLAGLAGAAAAGLRPVKVNTVLMRGVNDDEAPALLRFALAHGYQLRFIEQMPLDAQHGWDRSTMVTADEILTTLTGEFDLSPDPAVRGAAPAESWLVDGGPARVGVIASVTRPFCGDCDRTRLTADGQIRSCLFATSESDLRGALRAGADDTELAHRWRRAMWGKAAGHGIDDPTFLQPARPMSAIGG, via the coding sequence ATGAGCGCAGACCAGCCGAGCGCGGGCGGACTCGTCGACCGGCACGGGCGCACCGCCCGGGACCTGCGCGTCTCGTTGACCGACAAGTGCAACCTGCGCTGCACGTACTGCATGCCGGCGGAGGGGCTGCCCTGGCTGGCCGGGCCCGATCTGCTCACCGACGACGAGGTCGTCCGGCTGGTCGGGGTGGCGGTACGCCAGCTCGGCGTGACCGAGGTGCGGTTCACCGGCGGGGAGCCGCTGATCCGCCCCGGCCTCCCCCGCATCGTGGCCGCCGTGGCGGCGTTGGAACCCCGGCCCCGGATCTCGCTGACCACGAACGGGATCGGGCTGGACCGGGTCGCACCCGCGCTGACCGCCGCCGGGCTGGACCGGGTGAACGTCTCCCTGGACACCCTGGACGCCGACCGGTTCGTCCGGTTGACCCGGCGTCCCCGCCTCGCCGACGTGCTCGCCGGCCTGGCCGGCGCGGCAGCGGCCGGGCTCCGGCCGGTCAAGGTCAACACGGTGCTCATGCGGGGGGTCAACGACGACGAGGCGCCCGCGCTGCTCCGCTTCGCCCTGGCCCACGGTTACCAGCTGCGGTTCATCGAACAGATGCCGCTGGACGCCCAGCACGGCTGGGACCGGTCCACCATGGTCACCGCCGACGAGATCCTCACCACCCTGACCGGGGAGTTCGACCTGAGCCCGGACCCGGCCGTACGCGGGGCGGCCCCGGCCGAGAGCTGGCTGGTCGACGGCGGTCCGGCCCGGGTGGGGGTGATCGCCAGTGTCACCCGGCCGTTCTGCGGCGACTGCGACCGCACCCGGCTCACCGCCGACGGGCAGATCCGGTCGTGTCTCTTCGCCACCTCCGAGTCCGACCTGCGCGGCGCGCTGCGCGCCGGGGCCGACGACACCGAACTGGCCCACCGCTGGCGGCGGGCGATGTGGGGCAAGGCCGCCGGACACGGCATCGACGACCCCACCTTCCTGCAACCGGCCCGACCCATGTCGGCGATCGGAGGCTGA
- a CDS encoding fructosamine kinase family protein has product MDLAYLRAHPAHLPTFLTHQRIRETPVSGGSICAASRLTLDDGHSVFAKSWPEEAAQPVPAGFFAAEAAGLRWLRAADAVAVPEVLVALPELLAVEWVEPGEPTPAAAERFGRELAALHRSGAPTFGADWPGFVGALGQDNVPQAGPWSTWFAQRRLLPHLRRSVDGGALTATETALVERVVDTIGEYGGDEPPARIHGDLWPGNLVWGLDGRVWLVDPAAHGGHRETDLAQLALFGGAPHLDRVLAAYREAWPLADGWRARVPLHQLHLLLVHTALFGASWREAVGRAARRVLDGAAGRATVER; this is encoded by the coding sequence ATGGACCTGGCCTATCTGCGGGCGCACCCGGCGCACCTGCCGACCTTCCTGACCCATCAGCGGATCCGGGAGACGCCGGTCTCCGGCGGCAGCATCTGCGCCGCCTCCCGGCTCACCCTGGACGACGGTCACTCGGTCTTCGCGAAGAGCTGGCCCGAGGAGGCCGCCCAGCCGGTCCCGGCGGGGTTCTTCGCGGCCGAGGCGGCCGGGTTGCGCTGGCTGCGCGCGGCGGACGCGGTGGCCGTACCGGAGGTGCTGGTGGCGCTGCCGGAGCTGTTGGCGGTCGAGTGGGTCGAGCCCGGCGAGCCGACGCCCGCCGCCGCCGAGCGGTTCGGGCGAGAGCTGGCCGCCCTGCACCGCAGCGGCGCGCCGACGTTCGGGGCCGACTGGCCCGGCTTCGTCGGCGCGCTCGGCCAGGACAACGTCCCGCAGGCGGGACCGTGGTCCACCTGGTTCGCGCAGCGCCGGCTCCTGCCCCACCTGCGGCGCTCGGTCGACGGGGGTGCGCTCACCGCCACCGAGACCGCGCTGGTCGAGCGGGTGGTCGACACCATCGGCGAGTACGGCGGGGACGAGCCGCCGGCCCGGATCCACGGCGACCTGTGGCCGGGCAATCTCGTCTGGGGCCTGGACGGGCGGGTCTGGCTGGTGGACCCGGCCGCGCACGGCGGCCACCGGGAGACCGACCTGGCCCAGCTGGCGCTCTTCGGTGGCGCACCTCACCTGGACCGGGTCCTGGCCGCCTACCGGGAGGCGTGGCCGCTGGCCGACGGGTGGCGGGCGCGGGTGCCCCTGCACCAGCTCCACCTGCTGCTGGTGCACACCGCGCTGTTCGGCGCGAGCTGGCGCGAGGCGGTCGGCCGGGCCGCCCGGCGGGTGCTCGACGGCGCCGCCGGCCGCGCTACCGTCGAGCGATGA
- a CDS encoding MoaD/ThiS family protein, with translation MQVTIRYFAGARAAAGRAEEHTAGGRTLDEVLDELTARHGDQLARVLRVASFLVDGVTCHDRRTPLPAGATIDVLPPFAGG, from the coding sequence GTGCAGGTGACCATCCGATACTTCGCCGGGGCTCGGGCCGCCGCCGGACGCGCCGAGGAGCACACGGCCGGCGGGCGTACGCTCGACGAGGTCCTCGACGAGCTGACCGCGCGGCACGGCGACCAGCTCGCCCGGGTGCTCCGGGTCGCGAGCTTCCTGGTCGACGGCGTGACCTGTCATGATCGTCGAACCCCGCTCCCGGCCGGGGCCACGATCGACGTCCTACCCCCGTTCGCCGGGGGCTGA
- a CDS encoding metallophosphoesterase, whose translation MLAVLGFVGTLALVTGLIHLYLWRRLVRDTTRPGRWRRIGTVSALVLALLVPVTMAGTQAGLYWLAWPGYLWLAVMFYLLVALVALEVPMLVTRLVLRRRVVAAEPTAAAPEPALVGATGTADPPAAEAVGQPDHDPARRLLLARGAAIFAGLTATGVTGYGIRTALGPPQLDRVQIPLAKLPRSMDGLRIATVSDIHLGPLRGRAHTERIVAAINRLDADLVAVVGDLVDGSVAELGEAAAPLRGLRSRYGSYFVTGNHEYYSGVEEWVRELDRIGLQVLQNERLEITARGGVLDLAGVNDPAGEGGTGLAAGPDYVAALGDRDPSRPVVLLAHQPVAAVEAATFGVDLQLSGHTHGGQIVPFNLAVRLQQPVVSGLGEVDGTKVYVTNGAGFWGPPVRVGAEPQITLVELRSR comes from the coding sequence GTGTTGGCGGTCCTGGGCTTCGTGGGCACCCTGGCCCTGGTCACCGGCCTGATCCACCTCTACCTCTGGAGGCGGCTCGTCCGGGACACCACCCGCCCCGGCCGCTGGCGGCGGATCGGCACGGTCAGCGCGCTGGTGCTGGCGCTGCTCGTACCGGTCACCATGGCCGGCACCCAGGCCGGCCTCTACTGGCTCGCCTGGCCCGGATACCTCTGGCTGGCGGTGATGTTCTACCTGCTGGTGGCCCTGGTCGCCCTGGAGGTGCCGATGCTGGTGACCCGGCTGGTGCTGCGCCGCCGGGTCGTCGCCGCCGAGCCGACCGCCGCCGCGCCGGAGCCGGCCCTGGTGGGGGCCACCGGCACCGCCGACCCGCCGGCCGCCGAGGCGGTGGGGCAGCCCGACCACGACCCGGCCCGGCGGCTGCTGCTGGCCCGGGGCGCGGCGATCTTCGCCGGGCTCACCGCGACCGGTGTCACCGGGTACGGCATCCGCACCGCGCTCGGCCCGCCCCAGCTCGACCGGGTGCAGATCCCGCTGGCCAAGCTCCCCCGGAGCATGGACGGCCTGCGGATCGCCACCGTCTCCGACATCCACCTCGGTCCGTTGCGCGGCCGGGCGCACACCGAGCGGATCGTGGCCGCCATCAACCGGCTCGACGCGGACCTGGTCGCGGTCGTCGGCGACCTGGTCGACGGCAGTGTCGCCGAGTTGGGCGAGGCCGCCGCACCCCTGCGCGGCCTGCGCTCCCGCTACGGCAGCTACTTCGTCACCGGCAACCACGAGTACTACTCCGGCGTCGAGGAGTGGGTGCGGGAGCTGGACCGGATCGGCCTCCAGGTGCTCCAGAACGAGCGGTTGGAGATCACCGCGCGGGGTGGGGTGCTCGACCTGGCCGGGGTGAACGACCCGGCCGGCGAGGGCGGCACCGGGCTGGCCGCCGGGCCGGACTACGTCGCCGCGCTCGGCGACCGGGACCCCTCCCGACCGGTGGTGCTCCTGGCCCACCAGCCGGTGGCCGCGGTGGAGGCCGCGACGTTCGGCGTGGACCTGCAACTGAGCGGGCACACCCACGGTGGGCAGATCGTGCCGTTCAACCTGGCCGTCCGGCTCCAGCAGCCGGTGGTCTCCGGGCTCGGCGAGGTGGACGGCACGAAGGTCTACGTGACCAACGGCGCGGGCTTCTGGGGCCCGCCGGTACGCGTCGGCGCGGAGCCCCAGATCACCCTGGTCGAACTCCGCTCCCGCTGA
- a CDS encoding DUF6457 domain-containing protein, whose amino-acid sequence MTRMDDWVAAACAELDLDPTGVPVPEVLDLARDVAHHVVRPGAPVTAYLLGLAVARGADPAATATRLGGLARSWPVEWGGEGTAG is encoded by the coding sequence ATGACGCGGATGGACGACTGGGTGGCGGCGGCCTGTGCCGAACTGGACCTCGACCCGACCGGGGTGCCGGTGCCGGAGGTGCTCGACCTCGCCCGGGACGTCGCCCACCACGTGGTGCGCCCGGGTGCCCCGGTCACCGCGTACCTGCTGGGGCTGGCGGTCGCCCGGGGTGCGGACCCGGCGGCCACCGCGACCCGGCTCGGTGGGCTGGCCCGGTCCTGGCCGGTGGAGTGGGGTGGTGAGGGCACGGCGGGTTGA
- the fdhD gene encoding formate dehydrogenase accessory sulfurtransferase FdhD, with translation MGRATDRRRVLRIDLGPEGRVVRRPDNLAAEEPLEIRVGPAGPARRRPLAVTMRTPGDDLDLALGFLLTEGLIRSTDDVQTAQLCAGADTPNTYNVVDVVLAPDVPEPLTDPARNFYTTSSCGVCGKASIDSVRTRSAYRVADDPTIVPAGVLAALPDTLRSAQRGFDRTGGLHAAGLFTPTGELVVLREDVGRHNAVDKVVGWAVRERRLPLAGHLLLVSGRASFELTQKAWMAGIPLLAAVSAPSTLAADLAAEAGMTLVGFLRDESMNVYTGDHRISR, from the coding sequence ATGGGACGGGCGACTGACCGACGCAGGGTGCTCCGCATCGATCTCGGGCCGGAGGGGCGGGTGGTCCGCCGGCCGGACAACCTGGCCGCCGAGGAGCCGCTGGAGATCCGGGTCGGCCCGGCCGGCCCGGCCCGTCGGCGCCCCCTCGCGGTGACGATGCGCACCCCCGGGGACGACCTCGACCTGGCGCTCGGCTTCCTGCTGACCGAGGGGCTGATCCGGTCCACCGACGACGTGCAGACCGCCCAACTCTGCGCCGGGGCGGACACCCCGAACACGTACAACGTGGTCGACGTGGTGCTGGCCCCCGACGTGCCCGAGCCGTTGACCGATCCGGCCCGCAACTTCTACACCACCAGTTCCTGCGGGGTGTGCGGCAAGGCGAGCATCGACTCGGTACGGACCCGCTCGGCGTACCGGGTCGCCGACGACCCGACGATCGTGCCGGCCGGGGTGCTGGCCGCGCTCCCGGACACGCTGCGTTCCGCCCAGCGTGGCTTCGACCGCACCGGTGGACTGCACGCCGCCGGCCTGTTCACCCCCACCGGAGAGTTGGTCGTGCTGCGGGAGGACGTGGGTCGGCACAACGCGGTGGACAAGGTGGTCGGCTGGGCCGTCCGGGAACGACGGCTGCCGCTGGCCGGGCACCTGCTCCTGGTCTCCGGACGGGCCAGCTTCGAGCTGACCCAGAAGGCGTGGATGGCCGGGATACCGCTGCTGGCGGCGGTCTCCGCGCCGAGCACCCTCGCCGCCGACCTGGCTGCCGAGGCGGGGATGACCCTGGTCGGCTTCCTGCGGGACGAGAGCATGAACGTCTACACCGGCGACCACCGGATCAGCCGCTGA
- the mobA gene encoding molybdenum cofactor guanylyltransferase: MSGYAAVVLTGGAARRLGGVDKPGLAVGGRPMRDRVLAAVADAEPRIVVGPDTTPVLADVRLTREEPAGGGPVAAVAAGLALLPPGTTTVALLAGDLPLLTATAVGELRRALAADATADGICHVDADGRRQFLCGIWRAAPLRAAVDRLTADRGGTLTGASVRALLAGLTVAELHWSGGGPPPWFDCDTDDDVRRAEEWTR; the protein is encoded by the coding sequence GTGTCCGGCTATGCGGCGGTGGTGCTGACCGGTGGCGCGGCGCGCCGGCTGGGCGGGGTCGACAAGCCCGGCCTCGCGGTCGGAGGCCGCCCGATGCGGGACCGCGTCCTGGCGGCGGTCGCCGACGCGGAGCCCCGGATCGTGGTCGGCCCGGACACCACCCCCGTGCTCGCCGACGTCCGGCTGACCCGGGAGGAACCCGCCGGTGGCGGACCGGTCGCGGCCGTCGCCGCCGGGCTGGCCCTGCTACCGCCGGGTACGACCACGGTCGCGCTACTCGCCGGTGACCTGCCGCTGCTCACCGCCACGGCAGTGGGTGAGCTGCGCCGGGCGCTCGCCGCCGACGCCACCGCCGACGGGATCTGCCACGTGGACGCCGACGGACGACGCCAGTTCCTCTGCGGCATCTGGCGTGCGGCTCCGCTGCGGGCCGCCGTCGACCGGCTCACCGCCGACCGGGGCGGGACGCTCACCGGGGCGTCGGTCCGGGCGCTCCTGGCCGGGCTGACCGTGGCCGAGCTGCACTGGTCCGGCGGCGGCCCGCCGCCCTGGTTCGACTGCGACACTGACGACGACGTACGGCGGGCGGAGGAGTGGACGCGATGA